A region from the Acyrthosiphon pisum isolate AL4f chromosome A1, pea_aphid_22Mar2018_4r6ur, whole genome shotgun sequence genome encodes:
- the LOC100162575 gene encoding dynein regulatory complex protein 8-like: MMDASSTTSTITTTTATTTTSVVTSSSAHPNASIATGVGSQTAASALSSATSTCTAAAIADAFDIFDHSGNRTIDVRELGTVLRYLGYVPSQADLRELAVNVEDHEATGTVHLAAFLPYVENAISEYKYQPASASELLSAFRALDPERIGTVSRECMESALRHDGEPFEDEELEEMMSVATIETAAGGTVIPYELYINKILVTKWDTEQYGSNTTTITTTNSKISNRK, translated from the exons atgatggacgCGTCTTCGACCACGTCTACGATCACGACTACGACTGCAACGACAACCACTTCGGTTGTTACGTCGTCGTCGGCACATCCAAACGCTTCCATCGCCACCGGAGTAGGTTCGCAAACGGCCGCCTCAGCATTGTCCTCGGCGACGTCAACTTGCACGGCCGCAGCCATTGCTGACGCTTTTGACATATTCGATCATAGTGGCAACAGGACCATTGATGTACGCGAACTGGGCACAGTACTCCGTTACTTGG GTTATGTACCTTCGCAAGCCGACCTGAGAGAACTTGCTGTAAACGTTGAAGATCACGAAGCGACCGGTACCGTACATCTGGCGGCATTTTTACCATATGTCGAAAATGCTATCAGTGAATACAA ATATCAGCCGGCGTCAGCGTCTGAACTGCTTAGCGCTTTTCGGGCCTTGGACCCAGAACGGATCGGCACCGTAAGCCGTGAGTGCATGGAGTCGGCGCTCCGTCACGATGGAGAACCATTCGAAGACGAAGAACTAGAAGAAATGATGTCTGTCGCCACCATCGAAACGGCTGCAGGTGGCACCGTCATACCATACGAGCTCTACATCAATAAAATCTTG gtGACAAAATGGGACACAGAACAGTATGGTAGTAATACCACGACTATTACAACCACTAACTCAAAAATATCCAAcagaaaataa